The DNA sequence TATTACCAACGTAGTCGGCAGCACAGTATCACGAGAAGCGGACAAACTGCTGTATACCTGGGCAGGACCGGAGATTGCAGTAGCGTCAACCAAAGCATACCTGACCCAGTTAGTAGCGCTCTATATGATCGCTATATATATGGGTGAGATTCGCGGCTCACTGTCATCAGATTTGGCCGGCGAACTTACAGCAGATCTTTTAGAACTGCCCGGGCAGATTAAAACAGTCCTCTCTGAAGAGAGCATGGAAAAACTAAAGGATTACTGCAAACACCTTGCCAGATGGGAAAGCGCTTTCTTTGTTGGCCGTGGTTTGGATTATCCCGTTGCAATGGAAGGAGCACTCAAACTAAAAGAGATCTCCTATATCCATGCTGAGGCTTACGCAGCAGGAGAACTGAAACATGGACCTCTGGCCTTAATCGTCGAGGGCATCCCGGTTATTGCCCTGGCTACCCAGAAAAAAGTACTGGACAAAGTACTAAGCAATATCCAGGAAGTGAAAGCCAGGGGAGGGGCAGTTTTTGCTATAACTCAGAAAGGTTTTGATGATGTAGTCAGGCAAGTTGATACTGGTTTTTACCTGCCGCCGATCAATGATCTTTTGGCCCCGGTATTAAGTGTAATACCGACCCAGCTGATTGCCTATTATGCTGCCGTGGCCCGCGGGAGTTCGGTGGACAAACCACGCAACCTGGCCAAAAGTGTAACCGTTGAATAAGACTAAGATGATAGCCTGGCTGCTTTTCCTGGTTTGCGGAATAATCTATATTGCAGCAGCAATACGGGATCGAGATTTGTTAATGATTGCCGGAAGCGCTTGTTTTATTGTTGCTGTGATGATTTTCCTGTTACCGGATAAGAAGTAATTACCTTTAATATCTTATAAAGGAGATCTAAATGGCGGATAATAACGGAAATGAATTCAAGACAAACTTTATTTATACGATGATCAGAGAGAATCTGGAAAAAGGTTTGCTGGAAAGTAACCAGGTGCATACCCGCTTCCCCCCCGAGCCTAACGGGTACCTGCATATAGGCCATGCCAAGGCTATTTTGCTTAACTATTTCATAGCCAAAGACTTCAATGGAAAATTTAACCTTCGTTTTGACGACACCAATCCGATTCGTGAAGAGCAGGAGTTCGTCGATTCGATTATTGAAGATATCCGCTGGTTGGGCGCAGATTGGGAAGATCGTCTCTTTTTCAGTTCTGATTACTTTGAAGTTAAATATGAATTCGCCCTGCGGCTGATCAAGGCAGGAAGAGCCTATGTATGTGATTTGAACCAGGATGAGATGAGAGAATACCGGGGTACTTTGACCGAACCGGGAAAAGAGAGTCCCTATCGCAACCGTTCAATGGAAGAAAACATTGATCTCTTTGAACGGATGAAAAATGGAGAGTTTCCCAATGGCAGCAGGGTGCTCAGGGCAAAAATCGATATGGCTTCCGGCAATCTGAATATGCGGGACCCCGTTATTTACCGGATCCTCCATGCGACACACCATAATACAGGCGACAAGTGGTGTATCTATCCTATGTATGATTTCGATCATCCTTTCTCGGATGCCCTGGAAGGAATTACCCATTCGCTCTGTTCTATCGAGTATACAGATCACCGGCCCCTGTATGATTGGATCGTCGACAATGCAGTTGAGCTCATACCTGAAGTTGTCAAGTTCAGGTCGAGGCAAACCGAATTTGCCCGACTTGATATGACTTATACCGTGATGAGCAAACGTAAACTGCGAAGGTTAGTTGAAGAAGGATATGTCGCCGGATGGGATGATCCCCGTATGCCAACTATCGCAGGTCTGCGCCGCCGGGGGGTAACTCCGGAGGCAATAGCTGATTTTCAGCAAAGAGTTGGTGTTTCCCGGGCGGATAGTAAAGTTGATATAGCACTTTTAGATCACTGCATACGGCAGGATCTTGAAACAAAAGCCCCTCGCCTCATGGCAGTAATTGAACCGCTAAAAGTAGTGATCACCAACTGGCCGGAAGGGCAGACAGAAATGGTTGAAATGGAGAATATGCCCGGTGACGACAGCGCCGGGACCAGGAAGGCCCCATTTAGCGGCGTAGTTTACATTGAATATGAAGATTTTATGGAAGATCCACCCAAAAAATTTTTCAGGCTTGCTCCAGGCAGGGAAGTTCGTTTGAAAGGCGCCTACATCATCTGCTGCGACAAGGTAATAAAAGATGCAGATGGTAATATAACAGAGCTGCACTGCAGTTATGATCCTCAAACAAAAAGCAGCCAGGACACAAGCGGCAAAAAGGTTAAGGGGGTTATTCACTGGGTATCGGCAGAACATGCAGCCAGCATAACGGTGAATCTTTATGATAGACTTTTTACCGTTGAAAACCCTGAAGAAGACGATGAAAAAGATTTTGTTGCCCACATTAATGCCCAGTCTCTGGTTGTGTGCAAGAATGTTCCTGCCGAACCTGCCACAGCCGAAGCCTTACCGGGAAGCAGGTTTCAGTTCTTAAGAAAAGGCTATTTTTACCTGGATCCCCAGGAGGCAGAGAAGGGGAAGCCTGTTTTTAATCGAATTGTCCCCCTGCGGGACAGTTGGGCTAAAATAATGAAATAGACAATCCAGTGATATCTATTCCGGTGCCAATATAAAGTTAAAAACCGGGGCATATAATTCTAATACAATTCCGCTGGGCGGTCTTTTCGGAAGCCATATTGCTCTGGACAATTATGTATGCGCCAGCTGCGGTTACGTTGAAAGCTATATAAATAATCCAAAAGATATTGAGAAAGTAAAGACCCGGTGGGGGAGAATCTGGTAAGATATTCTTCAGCGGAATGATCAGGAAATGTGCAGGTAACTGAAAAGGTGGCGGCGTTAAACTGGCATCAGTCGAACAAAAAATAATCAAAATCGACAAGCATACTTTGCAATTTGAGTTAATCAGGAAAAACGTGAAAAATATAAACCTGCGGATCCGAAAAGATGCCACAGTTATGGTATCGGCGGGGGAGCATGTCCCTGATGAAATAATAGAAAAGTTTGTACGGAGCAAAGCATCCTGGATTCTGAAACATTTAAGGCATGTCGAAGAAAGAAAATCTGTAAAAGAACTTGATAATCTGGCAAATGACCATACAGTCTATTATCTCGGCATGCCTTATAAATTGGAGGTAATTGAAACAGCAGGCAGGCAAACAGCCCTGTTCCAGGAAAATCAAATTATTCTGCTGGTTAAGGATCGGCATAACGTGGTAACCAAACGAAATACATTTAATGCCTGGTTAAAAGAAAAAGGAAAAACAGAGTTCAAGCATTCTCTGGAAAGGATCCATCCCCTGGTTGCTGCCTACGATATCAATAAGCCGAAAATTGTTATCAGAGCCATGAAGTCCAGGTGGGGCTCCTGTTCTTTTACCAATAATAAAATAACGCTCAATACTGAACTGCTAAAATATCCGGTTAAGTGTATTGATTATGTTGTATTACATGAACTGGCACATTTTAGATACAAGAAGCACGATCAGGCTTTTTATCAGTTTTTGACGAAAATAATGCCTGATTGGAAAGAACGGAAAAAGATCTTAAAAGAAATTGCCGCATATTAATAAAATATAAAAAGCAGACTGACTATATTCAAGAGGTATATTAGAGATTTGCCTAAAACACCGGGGCTTTAATTTAAGCTTACCCGGGTGTATGTTGGCGTTGGTGATTTTTTATCTGGATAATTGGTATTTGAAGCCTTTAACCAGGTTAACAATAGAATCGATCAGCAGGGCGAAGGCAACAACTATCGTTAAGCCAGTTAAAGCTGTGCCCCAGAGTGCAAATGGATCTGATTCAACCGGAATAATACCCAGACTCATCCAGAATTCAAAAAATGCATTATTCCATAATCCTTCACCACGGATGAAAATGACAAACAGCCCAAAGGATACTGCATTGAAAGCCAGGTTGGTTATAGCTAGAGTAGGAGTCCATTTTCCCGCTGCCAGTTTAAGTGATTCCTTAACAATTCCCAAAGCTACCATAATATTAAGTAGTGGTAGAAAAGTCCGGAAAACATCATGGCTGAACAGGGGTATTACCCTGGTAATGCCTTCATCCCCAAAAATATAAATACCAATCAGATGTTCGGCTGTATTCAGGATAATTATGGCGATTACTGCAAATAATATACCCAGGATAGATTCAACTGGTTTAATTTCCGTTTCCTTCGACGGCAGTTCAGGAAGATCTGCCGGAGTCCATTTGTCATCTTTAAATTCTTTTCCGATTGCCACACCCTGATATTCTAAAACTGCAAAAACGATCGTGACCCAGGCAAAGCCCTGGAAAAAAGCTCCGATCAGGTTTCCGAAATAACGACCGATCACACTGATCAGGCTGTCAGGAGGAGTAACAATATAACCTATTGTAGTTGCCAGGGTCATACCGAATGCGATAGCGGCAATTACAATTTTAACCACTAATATATAGGTGTCAAAGTTATCTGGTCCAATCAAATACCTGCTCTTCGCCCTGTACTGATCTGCCAGTTTAACTGGATCGCCAAGTTCCATAAGAACCTGATCAACAGTTTGTGCCGTGTATTCTGGTTTGTCTGTTTTTCCGCTCAGCATATCCTCGATCAAACCTCTTAACTCTTTTTCTATATCTTTACGCTGGTTTTCGGGCAGTCTCCTGGTAACTGCATAAATGTATCTGTCTATCTTTTCCATTACTAATCCACCTCTTCGGGATTGATAAGATTATGCATACTCATATTTATTAATTGCCATTCCTCTGTTAACTTTTTGTATATCTCATTTCCTTTTCTGCTCAGTTTGTAAAACTTTCGAGGTCGGTTTTCACTGGTATCCCAGCTGCTTTCCAGTAATCCCTGTTTTTCCAGCCGCCTTAGCAGAGGGTAGAGTGTTCCCGGTTCAACGGGAAAACCTTTTTGCTCAAGGATTTGGACCAGTGAGTAGCCGTACTGGGGGTCTGAAAGCTGGCTTAGGACAGCCAGAATCACTGCACCCCTGCGCAGTTCCATTAAAAAGCTGCTGATTAACTCTTCTATTTTCTCCATATGTAATCACCCGGTTAGATTATACTGTGTGCTATACACTATTGTCAATAGTATATTAAAAATTAATTTATAATAATGGGGGCTAAAGTGTTTGTTATTATTTCTACCGGTTCTCATCTTCAATTTCAATATTGATACCAGGCTGTGTGGGAAAACCATTGAGGGGGCCGATGTTTATCTGGTCTCTCGGGCAGGTGAGTTCTGTTTGTAGGTAAGCTGTCAACAATGAAGCAACTGCATTCAGTGAATTTATGTGAACCCGTTCATATCCGTGGGATGCGTCAACACCGAAACCGACCAACGCTGTGCGCAGATCATTACCTGCCGCGAGAGCTGATGCGCTGTCACTGCTGTAATATTTAAATACTTCCCGGCTGTGTATAATTTTATATTCCCTGCATAAACTGATCAGTCGATGGCTTAAATGATAATCAAAAGGTCCGGCGGAATCCATCATGCAGATCGTTGCACCCATCTCTGATGAATTCTGTCCTTCAGCAACGGTAGCATTGTCTACGGTAACCATTTCCGCCACTTTCTCCTGCAGACCGGTTGAAGCCCCTACACCAACTTCCTCTGCGATCGTAAACAGCAGCTTGCAGGTGACAGGAAGATGAGCATTATTTTCCCAGAGTGCTTTCGCTGTTCCCAGAACTAATGCTACTCCAGCCTTGTTATCCAGATGTCGGGCGTTTATATAGCCACTTTCACTTGTTTCAGGGGAAGCATCAACAGCGATATAATCACCCACATTGACGCCCATTTTGTTGAGATCTGCTTCGGTTTGGCAATTTTCATCTATACGCACTTCAACGTTTTCCCAACTTATTTTCAACTGATCAATTTTTTTATCAAAAGTGTGCCCCGATGCCAGTATGGGCAGTATTGTTCCTCTGATCGTTTTTTCATCGGTAAACAAAGTAATTCTGGCTCCTTCTGCAAAACGGCTTGACCAATTTCCGATTGGAACAATTTCAATCCGACCGTTCCCTTTCAAACGTTTAACCATTGCGCCCAGTGTATCAAGGTGTGTGACAACAGCCCTGCTCGGGTTATCCTGACCACCCGGGAGAACAGCTCTGATTGCGCCCCTTCTGGTAAGCTGAAAGTTTATTCCCAGGCGGGATAGCTCTTCACCGACAAAATGGACTATCTGATCAGTATAGCCGGTTGGGCTGGGAATATTCAGTAATTTTATCAATATGTCGATCATGTAGTCCATATCAACCTTGAGCGGTTTCATTATTTAAACTCCCTTCAAAAATATAAAAGCCTGCCAACTATAAGCAGGTAAGATTACTGCTCTTATATTATATTCCTTCGTGGTTGATGTAATAATTTCCTTCTTCATCTTACTTTTTCGGATCACGATCCGGGCAACATTTCAGCTGTGATATAATTAGTTCTACTGAAAGGTGGATCATATTATGAAATCAGCTGAAGGAAATATTGGTAGAATCTTTATGATCAGGCTTGAAGATGGAGATATCATACCAGACTGCCTTGAAGATTTTGCATCAAAAAACAACATTAAAACCGGAATGGTTACATTGATCGGAGGAATGGGTAAGGGAAATATTGTTACCGGACCACGGGATGGCAAACAGGTGCCCCCTGAACCGATAATTACACCCCT is a window from the Bacillota bacterium genome containing:
- a CDS encoding helix-turn-helix transcriptional regulator — its product is MEKIEELISSFLMELRRGAVILAVLSQLSDPQYGYSLVQILEQKGFPVEPGTLYPLLRRLEKQGLLESSWDTSENRPRKFYKLSRKGNEIYKKLTEEWQLINMSMHNLINPEEVD
- a CDS encoding glutamine--tRNA ligase/YqeY domain fusion protein, giving the protein MADNNGNEFKTNFIYTMIRENLEKGLLESNQVHTRFPPEPNGYLHIGHAKAILLNYFIAKDFNGKFNLRFDDTNPIREEQEFVDSIIEDIRWLGADWEDRLFFSSDYFEVKYEFALRLIKAGRAYVCDLNQDEMREYRGTLTEPGKESPYRNRSMEENIDLFERMKNGEFPNGSRVLRAKIDMASGNLNMRDPVIYRILHATHHNTGDKWCIYPMYDFDHPFSDALEGITHSLCSIEYTDHRPLYDWIVDNAVELIPEVVKFRSRQTEFARLDMTYTVMSKRKLRRLVEEGYVAGWDDPRMPTIAGLRRRGVTPEAIADFQQRVGVSRADSKVDIALLDHCIRQDLETKAPRLMAVIEPLKVVITNWPEGQTEMVEMENMPGDDSAGTRKAPFSGVVYIEYEDFMEDPPKKFFRLAPGREVRLKGAYIICCDKVIKDADGNITELHCSYDPQTKSSQDTSGKKVKGVIHWVSAEHAASITVNLYDRLFTVENPEEDDEKDFVAHINAQSLVVCKNVPAEPATAEALPGSRFQFLRKGYFYLDPQEAEKGKPVFNRIVPLRDSWAKIMK
- a CDS encoding SprT family zinc-dependent metalloprotease — protein: MKNINLRIRKDATVMVSAGEHVPDEIIEKFVRSKASWILKHLRHVEERKSVKELDNLANDHTVYYLGMPYKLEVIETAGRQTALFQENQIILLVKDRHNVVTKRNTFNAWLKEKGKTEFKHSLERIHPLVAAYDINKPKIVIRAMKSRWGSCSFTNNKITLNTELLKYPVKCIDYVVLHELAHFRYKKHDQAFYQFLTKIMPDWKERKKILKEIAAY
- a CDS encoding osmoprotectant NAGGN system M42 family peptidase, which codes for MKPLKVDMDYMIDILIKLLNIPSPTGYTDQIVHFVGEELSRLGINFQLTRRGAIRAVLPGGQDNPSRAVVTHLDTLGAMVKRLKGNGRIEIVPIGNWSSRFAEGARITLFTDEKTIRGTILPILASGHTFDKKIDQLKISWENVEVRIDENCQTEADLNKMGVNVGDYIAVDASPETSESGYINARHLDNKAGVALVLGTAKALWENNAHLPVTCKLLFTIAEEVGVGASTGLQEKVAEMVTVDNATVAEGQNSSEMGATICMMDSAGPFDYHLSHRLISLCREYKIIHSREVFKYYSSDSASALAAGNDLRTALVGFGVDASHGYERVHINSLNAVASLLTAYLQTELTCPRDQINIGPLNGFPTQPGINIEIEDENR